The following coding sequences lie in one Trichoderma breve strain T069 chromosome 1, whole genome shotgun sequence genomic window:
- a CDS encoding ubiquitin-conjugating enzyme domain-containing protein: MDQSIIRISKELSDIQKGSDLGTCDFDLNLTMTAIAYYLVGGAIAVACRDVDVRNVRALIMGPHETPYEFGFFEFAIRFNRDYPSKSPNVQGITTNGGRCRFNPNIYSSGKVCLTWRGERGEEWSSAQGLESILLSIQSLMSANPYENEPGFENANEASDKQAQKHYVQKIRHETLRISVIQRLEGYLGLQPNGASAPPESLDSKDLDYDEQLEEANNPFEPFKDLCKRRFLWYYDSYMAAVEQGKSEVEPLQAFVRMPFESPGSNSMDGRFNYPELERRLKAIKEALDAETARWAEEGLTSKAGESTVAVNLQHQFDQVSAYLKRGDMPHSVVLEDNNPFIWLITYFGRPMTNLDGGLFRIRIAFSTRFPNEQPRVKFETKLFHHLIAADGTACYTPNPMKVEDVKSHIDAIFEMLEEDEPAYDPRKIVNPEATKMFWGNKPEDKKLYNRRLRRSVQMSME; encoded by the exons ATGGATCAATCCATCATTCGCATCTCCAAG GAGCTCAGCGACATCCAGAAGGGATCAGATCTGGGTACGTGTGACTTTGATCTCAACTTGACCATGACAGCTATTGcctactacctagtaggtgGTG CTATTGCAGTCGCCTGTCGTGATGTCGACGTTCGCAATGTCAGAGCCCTGATCATGGGCCCGCATGAGACTCCCTACGAATTTGGGTTCTTTGAG TTTGCCATCAGGTTTAACAGAG ATTATCCTTCAAAGTCTCCCAACGTTCAGGGCATTACGACAAATGGAGGGCGTTGCCGATTTAATCCCAATATCTACTCCAGCGGCAAAGTTTGTCT CACATGGAGAGGAGAGCGCGGTGAAGAGTGGTCGTCAGCACAGGGGCTAGAGTCGATACTGTTATCAATACAGAGTCTGATGTCAGCAAATCCGTACGAAAACGAACCTGGTTTCGAGAATGCAAATGAAGCATCCGATAAGCAAGCTCAAAAGCACTATGTCCAAAAG ATACGACACGAAACTCTGAGAATCTCTGTTATTCAACGTCTTGAGGGCTATCTTGGACTGCAGCCCAATGGTGCCAGTGCACCCCCTGAAAGCCTCGATTCCAAAGACTTGGATTATGATGAGCAGCTAGAAGAGGCCAACAACCCTTTTGAGCCGTTCAAGGACCTTTGCAAACGTCGATTTCTTTGGTATTATGATTCATACATGGCTGCCGTGGAACAGGGTAAATCCGAGGTGGAACCTCTACAGGCGTTTGTGAGGATGCCATTCGAGTCTCCGGGGTCCAACTCGATGGATGGCCGCTTCAACTATCCGGAGCTCGAGCGTAGActcaaagccatcaaagaAGCGCTTGATGCAGAAACAGCACGGTGGGCAGAAGAAGGCCTCACATCTAAAGCAGGAGAATCGACAGTTGCCGTTAATTTGCAGCATCAGTTTGACCAAGTGTCGGCCTACCTGAAGCGGGGCGATATGCCGCATAGTGTGGTTCTGGAAGACAATAACCCCTTTATCTGGTTGATTACATACTTTGGAAGGCCGATGACGAATCTCGATGGTGGCCTCTTCCGCATCAGAATAGCCTTCAGCACTCGGTTCCCAAATGAGCAACCGCGGGTCAAATTTGAGACCAAGCTTTTCCATCATCTTATTGCGGCCGATGGTACGGCATGTTACACTCCCAACCCTATGAAGGTGGAGGACGTCAAGTCTCACATCGATGCCATCTTTGAGATgcttgaagaggatgagccCGCGTATGATCCGAGGAAGATTGTCAACCCCGAGGCTACCAAGATGTTTTGGGGAAACAAGCcagaggacaagaagctATACAACCGCCGTCTACGAAGATCAGTGCAGATGAGCATGGAGTAA
- a CDS encoding rhoGAP domain-containing protein → MATDHSNGPPVDVTHDDGPNDHTNEHTGHADASWQNGSSQAPNPTAPGPNGSLPPPAGYADEPTNGSESRVCKKCGLQLTGQFVRALDGTFHLDCFKCRDCGEIVASKFFPAEDENGGQYPLCETDYFRRLGLLCHQCGGALRGSYITALDHKYHVDHFTCSLCATVFGAQDSYYEHDGHVYCHYHYSTQFAQRCNGCQTAILKQFVEIFRNGQNQHWHPECYMIHKFWNVRLAQPTEVPQIEEGDVSDLIRDRIREDEERMEDKVFRIWSVLSTFEESSAACISDMLLHVSNASYVDGVLVAKRFIWHVEILFQAADRLDAAVSKQSEKAMSYGREAKLLCKKIVAFFSLLSKTQDNGSRQLGVTQELLSLVTGLAHYLKLLIRICLQGALRLERDASSSDGLHQFLDNLNDFESYKGDEGLLQVTMGGKRLSAKDSDHCAQCGRSVEDECAKTGDMRWHIGCVNCSRCQRELGRALEEAHFNALERKIYCVTCIGGKTDGLAPFTHISKLQQYVFLLKVALARLLDILRSNGARPRQPGDANDKSRRRESTYETTLNEVRRLRSTRLDRHLSSSVRQARTSRVMDADGRGPRPASSGGEDKTQGSTDQMFGQNDAITLDDISRIVAVEQSREQQQRRDRLPPSDVLRSGAPDQGLGLGHSRTQSVGPDLQAADPMMSRVGRKFFPELSGLEYFNVRHLAVLIMHPVVESEFTLEELLSFIESRKPATFWKNLGKAFKNDKSKGVKKKGVFGVPLEIIIERDGADSTDGVGPGTLRIPAVVDDIISSMRKMDLSVEGVFRKNGNIKKQQAMVDKINAEGCDTVNFMEQPVIQLAAVLKRYLRDLPDPLMTNKLYKLWITVAKIQDPARKLQCLHMAMCLLPKSHRDCLEILLTFLKWAGTFHQLDEEVGSKMDVRNLATVIAPNILMNPAKTLAMDSETIYVIDAVEILIDNIEEMCQVPDEILTLLNDPYLFSNNGEISTKEIMKRYQDIRGQAPAEPSEVYNRQESSTRSPPKRGETDPSVWQGERSVRPMQDNPPPPNSTTPVPPPRFRPPEDQPSPYDANQIDHPNPHGENPDHNQRTEWRNSGVWGRQGGGVGVGEPF, encoded by the exons ATGGCAACCGACCACAGCAACGGTCCGCCTGTGGATGTAACCCACGACGACGGCCCCAACGACCACACGAATGAACATACTGGCCATGCAGATGCCAGCTGGCAGAATGGATCATCGCAGGCACCCAACCCGACAGCACCAGGCCCCAACGGCTCCTTACCGCCGCCAGCAGGATATGCAGACGAACCCACAAACGGCAGCGAA TCGAGAGTTTGCAAAAAGTGTGGCCTGCAATTGACGGGACAGTTCGTCCGAGCTCTGGATGGAACATTTCATCTGGATTGCTTCAAGTGCCGA GATTGCGGCGAGATCGTGGCATCCAAGTTCTTCCCCGCGGAAGATGAAAACGGAGGACAATATCCCCTCTGCGAGACTGATTACTTTCGACGCCTCGGCCTCCTATGCCACCAATGTGGTGGGGCCCTTCGCGGGTCGTACATAACCGCCCTCGACCACAAGTATCACGTTGATCATTTTACTTGCTCACTCTGTGCAACCGTCTTTGGCGCCCAAGACAGCTACTACGAGCATGATGGACACGTCTACTGCCACTACCACTACTCAACCCAGTTTGCCCAGCGATGCAATGGCTGCCAGACGGCTATTCTAAAGCAGTTTGTTGAGATATTCCGCAATGGACAGAACCAGCACTGGCACCCCGAATGTTACATGATACACAAATTCTGGAACGTACGTCTAGCTCAGCCGACGGAGGTGCCCCAGATTGAAGAGGGCGATGTGAGCGATCTCATCAGGGACCGTATCCgcgaggatgaagaacgCATGGAAGACAAGGTTTTCAGAATATGGAGTGTTCTATCAACATTCGAAGAGTCATCTGCCGCATGCATATCTGATATGCTGCTTCACGTCAGTAACGCCTCGTACGTCGACGGTGTGCTGGTTGCGAAGCGTTTCATCTGGCACGTTGAGATTCTTTTCCAAGCTGCAGATAGGCTAGACGCCGCTGTTTCAAAGCAAAGCGAGAAAG CCATGTCGTATGGCCGAGAGGCCAAACTTCTCTGCAAGAAGATTGTGgcgttcttctccttgctaTCGAAAACGCAGGACAATGGATCGCGGCAGCTGGGTGTAACCCAGGAGCTCCTGTCCCTCGTCACCGGCTTGGCCCACTATCTCAAGCTGCTCATCCGCATTTGCCTCCAGGGAGCGCTACGCTTGGAGCGAGACGCGAGCTCTAGCGATGGCCTTCACCAGTTTCTGGATAATTTGAACGACTTTGAGAGCTACAAGGGCGACGAGGGCCTTCTGCAAGTTACCATGGGCGGCAAGCGGCTTTCGGCCAAGGACTCGGACCACTGCGCGCAGTGTGGCAGGTCGGTGGAGGATGAGTGTGCCAAGACTGGCGATATGAGATGGCATATTGGATGTGTCAACTGTTCTCGCTGCCAACGGGAGCTTGGTCGTGCCCTGGAAGAAGCTCACTTCAACGCACTGGAACGCAAGATTTACTGCGTCACATGTATAGGAGGCAAAACCGACGGCCTCGCACCCTTTACCCACATTTCCAAACTTCAACAATACGTCTTCCTTCTCAAAGTCGCACTGGCAAGACTGCTGGATATTCTGAGAAGCAATG GTGCCAGGCCGAGGCAACCAGGCGATGCGAACGATAAAAGCCGTCGTCGCGAGTCGACATACGAAACAACCCTCAATGAGGTCCGAAGACTACGCAGCACACGTCTCGACCGACACTTGTCATCTAGTGTTAGACAAGCTCGGACATCTCGTGTTATGGATGCTGATGGACGAGGTCCCCGTCCTGCATCCTCCggaggagaagacaaaaCTCAAGGATCGACAGACCAGATGTTTGGGCAAAACGACGCCATTACATTGGACGATATTTCTCGCATTGTGGCTGTTGAGCAGTCTCGTGAACAACAACAGCGCCGTGACCGACTACCACCCAGCGATGTCCTGCGATCTGGCGCCCCTGACCAAGGCCTCGGCTTAGGCCACTCAAGGACGCAGTCAGTTGGGCCGGATCTTCAGGCAGCTGACCCTATGATGTCTCGAGTTGGCAGGAAATTCTTCCCCGAACTGTCTGGCCTCGAATACTTCAATGTCAGACATCTTGCCGTCCTGATTATGCATCCTGTGGTCGAGTCAGAATTCACATTAGAGGAACTGTTGAGTTTCATTGAATCCAGAAAACCAGCCACATTTTGGAAGAATTTGGGCAAAGCCTTCAAGAACGACAAAAGCAAAGGCGTCAAAAAGAAGGGCGTCTTTGGTGTGCCTTTGGAGATTATCATTGAGCGAGACGGTGCCGACTCAACGGATGGCGTGGGTCCTGGCACTCTGCGCATCCCCGCAGTCGTCGACGACATTATCTCGTCTATGCGCAAGATGGATCTCTCCGTTGAAGGCGTGTTCCGTAAGAATGGCAatatcaagaagcagcaagcaatgGTTGATAAGATCAATGCGGAAGGCTGCGATACCGTCAATTTCATGGAGCAGCCAGTAATTCAGCTGGCAGCAGTTCTAAAGAGATACCTGCGAGATCTTCCAGACCCTCTCATGACTAACAAGCTTTACAAGCTTTGGATCACCGTTGCCAAGATACAAGACCCGGCTCGAAAGCTGCAGTGTCTGCACATGGCTATGTGTCTCCTTCCCAAGAGTCATCGCGATTGTTTGGAAATTCTTCTCACATTCCTCAAATGGGCGGGCACTTTCCACCAACTAGATGAGGAGGTTGGGTCCAAGATGGACGTAAGAAATCTGGCAACCGTTATTGCACCCAATATTTTGATGAACCCTGCCAAAACACTTGCCATGGATAGCGAGACTATCTATGTGATTGACGCAGTGGAGATTCTTATTGACAATATTGAAGAGATGTGCCAG GTTCCGGACGAGATTCTTACGCTGCTCAACGACCCCTATCTTTTCAGCAACAATGGTGAAATCTCAACCAAAGAGATCATGAAACGCTACCAAGATATCAGAGGACAAGCCCCTGCCGAGCCGAGCGAGGTCTACAATCGGCAAGAGAGCTCGACCCGTTCGCCACCGAAGCGAGGCGAAACGGATCCGTCCGTCTGGCAGGGCGAGAGATCAGTCCGGCCGATGCAGGACAACCCCCCTCCACCAAATTCCACTACGCCGGTGCCACCGCCGCGGTTCAGGCCCCCAGAAGACCAGCCCTCTCCCTATGATGCCAATCAAATTGATCATCCCAATCCCCATGGGGAGAACCCTGATCACAATCAGCGGACAGAGTGGCGGAATTCTGGCGTTTGGGGCCGCCAAGGCGGTGGGGTAGGTGTTGGCGAGCCTTTTTGA
- a CDS encoding HMG (high mobility group) box domain-containing protein, producing the protein MLSSATLAALRRVLISSGAAAPWRQSTGLAARALVLRLATPSVRTISISASMRSPAAKSTTSKSKSKTSAKKSTTKKTAKPKAKKPVKKAVKKKVAAKKPKKAVKKKLTPEQKERAEIKKLKEMSLLKGPTLLPETAWNVYLVDNIRGSSGSAIERAKALSTSFKNLTETEKERLASVGNSNKIANQETKKNWIQSFPPEAIYTANLARRRLARKTDKGKIYLIHDDRLPHRSGNAFTLYLKEQYSQIGAEKATDAMKTISGQWKSLSPSEKAPYVDRANELNKGLEGQAKTLREKGNQYWKEKLASPAA; encoded by the exons ATGTTGTCATCCGCAACTCTCGCGGCCCTTCGTCGCGTGCTCATCAGCTCCGGCGCGGCAGCTCCATGGCGCCAATCCACGGGTCTAGCAGCCCGCGCATTGGTGTTGCGACTTGCCACGCCCTCGGTGCGCACGATCAGCATCTCGGCATCTATGCGCTCGCCAGCGGCCAAGTCGACCacgtcaaagtcaaagtcaaagaccTCGGCCAAGAAATCGACGACCAAGAAGACCGCAAagcccaaggccaagaagcctgTCAAGAAGGCCGTTAAGAAGAAGGTCGCCGccaagaagccgaagaaggcggtcaagaagaagttgacgCCTGAGCAAAAGGAAAGGGCTGAGATTAAGAAATTGAAAGAGATGTCGTTACTGAAAGGGCCGACCTTGCTCCCGGAGACAGCTTGGAATGTATACTTGGTCGATAACATCCGCGGCAGCAGCGGTTCCGCTATAGAAAGAGCCAAGGCCCTTTCCACCAGCTTCAAGAACTTGACCGAGACCGAGAAAGAG CGCTTGGCCTCAGTCGGCAACTCCAACAAGATCGCCAACCAAGAGACCAAAAAGAACTGGATCCAGTCGTTCCCTCCCGAGGCGATTTACACGGCTAACCTGGCTCGCCGTCGCCTGGCTCGCAAGACTGACAAGGGCAAAATCTACTTGATCCACGACGACCGACTCCCTCACCGTTCTGGAAACGCCTTCACCCTGTATTTGAAGGAGCAGTATAGCCAGATTGGTGCTGAAAAAGCCACTGATGCTATGAAAACCATTAGCGGACAATGGAAGTCGCTGAGCCCCAGCGAGAAGGCTCCCTACGTCGATCGGGCTAATGAGCTCAATAAAGGATTAGAAGGTCAAGCCAAGACCTTGAGAGAGAAGGGCAACCAGTACTGgaaggagaagcttgccTCGCCTGCAGCTTAG
- a CDS encoding 3-beta hydroxysteroid dehydrogenase/isomerase family domain-containing protein → MAGEKRGDLGSVLVIGGNGFLGHHIVNQALDSWNCKSVASIDLRCTRNINDKASYHECDITDAAKLTEILKQVKPDVVIHTASPVASGDNKTAHDLFRKVNVGGTTAVIEACQNTGVKALVYTSSASVISDNENDLFNADEDYPVIRGAQQKEYYSETKAAAEELVIKANRQEPSRLLTTSIRPAGIFGEGDVQTLAGFIRAYDNKKSHIQLGDNTNIFDFTYVGNVAHAHLLAARLLLATAASRTIPLSHERVDGEIFFVTNDSPVYFWDFARAVWKAAGNDKGTEGVWEISRGMSILLGSASEIFFGIIGKPPTFTRLRAMVSTMTRYYNINKAKQVLRYEPLWTLQEGIDRGVGWFMEEKKKDESKKTQ, encoded by the exons ATGGCCGGCGAAAAGAGAGGCGACCTCGGTAGCGTCCTCGTCATTGGAGGCAACGGCTTCCTGGGCCACCACATCGTCAACCAGGCGCTGGATTCATGGAACTGCAAATCCGTGGCCTCTATCGATCTGCGATGCACCCGCAACATCAACGACAAGGCCTCCTACCACGAGTGCGACATCACCGATGCCGCCAAGCTGACCGAGATCCTGAAACAGGTCAAGCCTGACGTCGTCATCCACACGGCTTCCCCCGTGGCCAGCGGCGACAACAAGACAGCCCACGATCTCTTCCGGAAGGTCAATGTCGGCGGCACCACGGCCGTCATTGAGGCTTGCCAAAACACCGGCGTCAAGGCACTCGTGTATACCAGCTCGGCCAGTGTCATTAGCGACAACGAGAACGACCTGTTCAACGCAGACGAGGATTACCCCGTCATTCGAGGCGCCCAGCAGAAAGAGTACTACTCCGAGACAAAG GCCGCTGCCGAAGAACTggtcatcaaggccaaccgTCAAGAGCCCTCCAGGCTCCTCACCACGTCCATCCGTCCCGCTGGCATCTTCGGCGAGGGTGACGTCCAGACCCTCGCCGGCTTCATCCGTGCCTACGACAACAAGAAGTCACACATCCAGCTCGGtgacaacaccaacatctTCGACTTTACCTACGTTGGCAACGTCGCCCACGCTCACCTTCTTGCCGCCCGCCTGCTGCTTGCCACCGCTGCCTCGCGTACCATTCCCCTGAGCCACGAGCGCGTCGACGGCgaaatcttcttcgtcaCAAACGACTCGCCCGTCTACTTCTGGGACTTTGCGCGCGCTGTCTGGAAGGCCGCCGGTAACGACAAGGGAACTGAGGGTGTCTGGGAGATCTCCAGGGGTATGAGTATCCTCCTCGGCTCCGCTAGCGAAATCTTCTTTGGAATCATTGGCAAGCCGCCTACTTTTACCAGACTCAGGGCCATGGTGTCAACCATGACGCGCTActacaacatcaacaaggccaaaCAGGTTCTGCGGTACGAGCCTTTGTGGACGCTGCAGGAGGGCATTGACCGCGGTGTGGGCTGGTTtatggaggagaagaagaaggatgaatCCAAGAAGACGCAGTGA
- a CDS encoding ATPase family associated with various cellular activities (AAA) domain-containing protein: MASFFDLKARKAAATNGTSSQKHDKPADVRAQPWVEKYRPKSLDDVTAQDHTVTVLQRTLQASNLPHMLFYGPPGTGKTSTILALAKELYGPEMIKSRVLELNASDERGISIVRQKVKDFARMQLTNPPPSYKDKYPCPPFKIIILDEADSMTQDAQSALRRTMETYSKITRFCLICNYVTRIIDPLASRCSKFRFKSLDQSNAKKRLESIAEAEGVALEDGAVDALIKCSEGDLRKAITFLQSAARLVGAKLSEKDGEGDESMDVDKRPVTVKIVEDIAGVIPGATLDDLVKAMRPRASGETYQSISKVVEDLVADGWSAGQVVNQLYQELIFDETIPDIQKNKIVLIFSEVDKRLVDGADEHLSILDLSMRISAIMSEK, translated from the exons ATGGCCAGCTTTTTCGACCTCAAGGCCAGAAAGGCGGCCGCCACAAACGGAACATCATCCCAGAAGCACGACAAGCCAGCAGATGTTCGTGCCCAGCCCTGGGTTGAAAAATA TCGCCCCAAGAGCTTGGACGATGTCACTGCTCAGGATCACACGGTCACGGTTCTGCAGAGAACACTGCAAGCTTCAAAT CTTCCGCACATGCTGTTTTATGGCCCCCCTGGCACTGGCAAAACCTCTACCATTCTGGCCCTTGCCAAGGAGCTCTACGGCCCAGAGATGATCAAGTCCCGAGTTCTCGAGCTCAACGCGTCCGACGAGCGTGGCATTTCGATTGTCCGACAAAAAGTCAAAGATTTTGCACGAATGCAACTGACCAACCCACCGCCCTCATATAAAGACAAATACCCATGCCCACCATTCAAAATCATCATTCTAGACGAGGCCGACTCCATGACGCAAGACGCCCAGAGCGCTCTGAGACGGACAATGGAGACGTATAGCAAAATTACACGCTTCTGTCTGATTTGCAACTACGTCACACGAATCATCGATCCTCTGGCGAGTCGATGCAGCAAATTCAGGTTCAAGAGCTTGGATCAGAGCAACGCAAAGAAGCGACTCGAGTCAATAGCAGAGGCGGAGGGCGTTGCGCTCGAAGATGGTGCTGTGGATGCGCTCATCAAGTGCAGCGAGGGCGATTTACGAAAAGCCATTACTTTTCTGCAGAGTGCTGCTCGACTAGTTGGGGCGAAGCTCTCAGAAAAGGACGGCGAAGGCGACGAGTCTATGGATGTAGACAAGCGACCGGTGACTGTCAAAATCGTTGAAGACATTGCCGGCGTTATCCCTGGAGCAACTCTTGATGACCTCGTCAAGGCTATGCGCCCAAGGGCCTCAGGAGAGACGTACCAGTCCATATCCAAGGTGGTCGAGGATCTGGTTGCAGACGGCTGGAGTGCTGGCCAAGTCGTAAACCAG CTCTACCAAGAACTCATCTTCGATGAGACCATTCCTGACAtccaaaagaacaagattGTTTTAATCTTCTCTGAAGTGGATAAACGACTTGTTGACGGAGCAGACGAACATCTATCGATTCTGGATTTGTCGATGAGGATATCTGCCATCATGTCTGAAAAGTAA